Within the Nocardioides humi genome, the region CCCGCGCGGTCACCCTGGCCACGACCCTCTCCGCCGGCGCGACGGCGACGGCGACGAGCCCGCCGAGCGGCTGTGCGGCCGACGGCTCCGGATGCGCCTTCGCCGAGCTGGCGCCGGGCGAGGTGCGCACCTACGTGGTCGGCTTCCGGCATCCCGACCCGGTGACCGCCGGCGTGGTCACCGCGACCGTCGCGAGCGTGTCGGTGGACCCGGACCTGTCGAACAACACCGCCCGGGCGCCGTACGCCGTCGGCGCCACCCCCGACCTGCAGGTCCAGATCGTCCTCGACGCCGCCACCGGCTACGTCGGCGGGCACCGGACGGCGGTGGTCCGGGTGCTCAACCTGGCCGCCCACACCGCCGAGGGCGTCCGGCTCACGGTCACCTGGCCCGGCCACGTCGAGCCCACCGTCCCTGCCGTGGAGCCCGGCGAGACCCCGACCCCGCTCTGCGTCGTCACCGGCACGCTGTGTCTGCTCGGCGACCTGGCACCGGGGACGGACCTGCGGTTCCGGGTGACGGTCGGGACGCCGACCGAGGACACCGGCAGGATCCGTGCCGAGGTCACCTCCACGACCCGCGACCCGAACCTCGCCAACAACCGCGCCAGGGTGGAGCTGCCGGTGCTGCAGCCGACGGTGCGGGTGGTCCCGGCGGTCGCCCGTCCCGGCCAGGCCGTCCTCGTGTACGGCGAGCGGCTGCCGCCCGGCACCAAGGTGACGCTCGCCTGGAGCGCGGGGATCGCGTTGGACCAGGGCTCGCTGACCGTCGCCGCCGACGGCACCGTCCGGCTGCCGGTGTTCATCGTCCGGCGCGACCAGCTGGGGGAGCGGCTGCTGACGGCCACCAGCGAGACCGACGAGTTCACCCCCGTCGAGGGCGGGCTGCTCGTCGTACTCCGCTCGTTCGCGCCGCCCGACCTCGTCGGACGGGGCTGAGATGATCTCCGAGGTCGACGAGGCCGTCCGGTCGATCGTGCGCGGCGGCGCCATCGGCCCCGACATCGACGTGGTGCTCGACGCGCCCACCAAGGACTGGGCCGCCCGCCGCAACACGCCCACGGTCAACCTCTACCTGTACGACATCCGCGAGGACCTCAAGCGTCGGCCCGCCGGCTACCTCGAGGAGCGCGATCCCGACTCCGGCGCGGTCACCGTGCGCAAGCCGGCTCCCCGCTTCTTCAAGCTCAGCTACCTGGTCACCGCGTGGACCCAGCGCCCCGAGGACGAGCACCGTCTGCTCGACACGCTGCTCGCGACCTTCCTGAGGTACGACGCGCTGCCCGACGAGCTCGTCGTCGGCCCGCTCGCCGAGCCCGGGGAGTCGGTCCGGGTCACGGTGGGCCTGCCGCCGCCGGAGGACCGGGCCTTCGCCGACGTGTGGTCGGCGCTGGGCGGGGAGCTCAAGCCCTCCCTGGACCTGGTCGTCCTGGCCCCGACCTGGACCGGCCGGGCCTTCCCGGCCGGACCGCCGGTGCAGGAGGGCATCGTCGTCGACGCGACCGACCTGGTCGGCGGGGGCGCCGACACGCAGCGACAGCGGCACGTGCCGCCGCCTCCCACCGCCGAGGCCGCGAGGCGGCTCACCGCCCAGGGCCGGCCCCGGGTCCGCGGCCGATGAGCGCCGAGGCCCCGATGTCCCCACCCCGGTCGACGTCCCGGTCGACGTCCCGGTCGACGCCGCGCCAGAGCGTCGCGCACGTCCTCGGCCGGCTCGCGGTCGTCGAGGAGCGGGTGCGTGCGCTGGTGCGACTGCGCCGGGCCGGGGACCCGGCGCCGGACGACCCGTTCCGCGGGCTCTACCTCGACGACGCCGCCGTCGACCGGCTCCTGGCGGGCTCGCGCCCCGGACTGCCCGACCAGGACTCGGAGCGGGCGGCCGCCGTCGAGGCCGCGGCCGACGCCGCCGAGGAGGCCGGGGTGGCGCTGCGGCTGCGCGACCTGGCCGCGGTCTTCGGCCTGGACGAGGTGGACGTCGAGCTGCTGCTCGTCGCGATGGCCGCCGACGTCGACCCGCGGTTCGAGGGCCTCTTCGGCTACCTCAACGACGACGTCAGCCGCCGTCGCCCGTCGGCGGCGCTGGCGCTGGAGCTCGCGGGCGTGCCCCTGGGGACGCCCGAGGGCCATGCCCGGCTGCTCCACGGCCCGCTCGTGACGGGCTCCCTGGTGGAGCTGGAGGACCCGGACCGGCCCTTCGGCGGTCGCGCGGTGCGGGTGCCGGACCGGGTGGTCGCCCATCTCCTCGGCGACGACGCGGTCGACGCCGCGCTCGCGCCCGTGCTGATGGACGGGACCGACGTGCCCTGGGGCGACCCCGCGCCGCTGACCCGGGCGCTGGAGGCGGACGCCGTCCTCGTCTACCTGCGCGAGCCGCCCACCGGGTCCGGCCGGGCGCTGGCGGCCGAGGCGCTGCGGCTGACCGGCCACCGGGCGCTCCACCTCGACCTGAGGATGCTGGCGCGGCAGCCGGACCCCGGGCGGCTCGCCCGGGTGGCCGCCCGGGAGGCCCGGCTCTCCGGCGCCGGGCTGGTCGTCGGCCCGGCCGCCGTGCTGCCCGACCACCCGCAGGTCCTGCGCCACCTCGCCGCCGAGCCCCGCCCCCTCGTCGTGGTGGGCGACCGGCCCTGGGACCCCGCGTGCGCACCCCAGCCGGTGCTGCAGCTGCGGGTCCCCGAGAGCACGACCGCCGAGCGCCGGGAGATGTGGCGGTTCGCGCTCGGCGGGGGCGTCGGCGGCGACGTCCTCGCGGCCGCCGACCAGTTCCGGCTGCGTCCCGAGGACGTCCTGCGCGCCGCCCGCTCCGCGCGCCTCCAGGCCGCCGCCGACGGCGGACGCCTGACCGCGACCCATGTCATCCGTGGCGCCCGCTCGGAGAACGGCGCCGCCCTCGACCGGCTCGCGCGCCGGGTGGACCCGGCCGTCACCTGGGCCGACCTCGTCGTACCGCCGCCGGTGCTGCGCTCGCTGGAGGAGGTGGCGCTGCGCGCCCGCCACCGCGAGCGGGTCCTCGGCGAGTGGCGGATGCGTCCCGGCGGCGGGCGGGGGATCGGCGTCGCCGCCCTCTTCGCCGGCGACTCCGGCACCGGCAAGACCATGGCCACCGAGGTGATCGCCCACGACCTCGGGCTGGAGCTGTACGTCGTCGACCTGGCCACCGTCGTCGACAAGTACGTCGGGGAGACCGAGAAGAACCTCGAGCGGATCTTCACCGCGGCGGCCGGCGTCAACGCCGTCCTCCTCTTCGACGAGGCCGACGCCGTCTTCGGCAAGCGCTCGGAGGTCAAGGACGCCCACGACCGCTACGCGAACGTCGAGAGCGCCTACCTGCTGCAGCGGATGGAGTCCTTCGACGGCCTGATCATCCTCGCCACCAACCTCCGGGCCAATATCGACGACGCCTTCACCCGCCGCCTCGACATCGCCGTCGACTTCCCGCTCCCCGACGAGGCCGGCCGCCGGGCGCTGTGGGACGCCTGCCTGGGCCGCGCCGTACGCCGCGACCCCGACCTCGACCTCGAGTTCCTGGCCCGCGCCTTCGAGCTCGCCGGCGGCTCGATCCGCGCCGCATCGGTCACCGCCGCCTACCTCGCCGCCGCGGACGCCGGTGTGATCGCCATGGCGCACGTCATCGGCGCCGTGCACCGCGAGTACCGCAAGCTCGGCCGGCTCTGCCTGGAGTCGGAGTTCGGGCCTTACTGGTCGCTGGTGCAGGAGGCGCCCTAGCTGCGCCGATCGCGCGAGCGGCTCAGCCGCCGAACACCCGGGTCATGATCTGGGCCCGCAGTGACTCCGCGCGGGCCCGCTGGACGCGGACCTTGGTGAGGATGTCGGGCACGACCGAGCGGACCGAGTTGGGACCGCGGTCGACCGAGCCGATCCCGCTCGCCTCGGCCTCGGTCATGCCCATGTCGAAGGAGCGGATGGAGAACCAGACCTGCTGGGCGCCGTAGTGGGTCTGCCGCTCGCCCTTGTAGTTGGTGGCCTGGAACTCGTGCACGACGTAGTGGTAGCGGCCGTCCCACTTCTGCAGCGCCTTCCGCTCGGCGGTCATCCCGCTCGGATCCTCCTCGCCCGACGCCGCCGCCTGCTCCGGGTGCTCGGTGAGCTCGCGCTCGCCGGTCTCGATCACCAGGTTCGCCTGGACGACGAACGCCTCCACCTCGCGCAGGAACGAGAGCATCTCGGTGAGCGCCTTCCCCTGCCCGCCCTTGCCGCGAGCGGCGGCCGCCGCCATGATCGCGTCGGACAGCATCGTGAAGGCCTCGGTGGCGGCCGCCTTCGTCCCGGCGACCGACAGCAGCTGCTCGCAGTAGTTGTTGTTCGCGTCGACGTAGGCGGTCGTCGCGTTCCGCTCGGTGTTCAGAGCGGCCTTGTACGCGTCCAGCGTGCCCGCCTCCTGGACCGCTCCCTGGGCCTTGGCGTCCTGCTCGGCCTGGGTGGCCTCGTCGACGTAGCCGTAGGCGGCGTTCATCTTCGCGAGGATGTCCTTGCCGGCCTCCTTGGCCGGCTCGACGACCAGCGTCTTGACCACCTCGACGACCGCGCCGTGGGGGCCTCCCTTCCCGGCGCCGGTGATGGCGGCCTTGACGCCCTTGGCGCCGACGCCGAGCAGCTTCAGCTGATCGCTGGACAGGTCCTTCAGGGGATCCCCGCCCTTTCCGAGGCCCAGCTCGGTCAGGCCTCCGATCACCCCGGCGGCCGCCTCCGGCCCGCCCAGCGCCTTGACCGCCGCCTCGGAGCCCGCCCCGCCGATCCCGGCGAGGGCCTCGGCCGCCTTGTCGACCTCGTCGAGCTTCTTCTTCGCCGCCTCGAACTTGGCCTTGGCCTGCATCGCCTCGACGGCCGTCTTGGTGTTGCGGGTGGTGACCGCCGCCGTGTTGCGCGTGGTGGCCGTCTTCGTCCGGCTCGCCGACGCGCCGGCCAGCGCCGGCGCCAGGGCCTCGTACTTGCCGGTCGCGGCCTGCAGCGCCCGCTGCGCGTCCGCGACGCGGGGGTCGGACTGGAGCTGCTCGTAGGTCTGGCGCAGGTCCTCCGTCGCGTTCCCGCTCGCGCCCACGGCGTTCTCGACCACCCCGGCCGTTCCCGCCTCGTCGGTCACGTCCTTCAGGCTCGTGCCGGCGAACTGCTGCGCCACGGCCTCCAGGCGGGCCTCCTGGAACATCAGGCTCGAGTAGTGGCCCTTGAAGTTGGACAGCGCGGTGTTCTGGGGACCCGCATGGGCGAGGTACAGCTCGAGATCCGTGATCAGCGACGCGTTGATGCCGACCGCCTCCATGGGGATCGCCATCGCCAGGGGGTTGTCCCGGCCCACCAGCCGGTTGCCGAGGTTGGACACGCTGAAGTCCTGGTGGATGGAGGCGGCCGCCACGCCCTTGACGATCTTCGGCTGGTCCTCGCGCAGTTGCCTGAGCAGCGACTCGGCGATCGACATGTCGCGGTCGTTGCCGATCTGGAGCTCCACCTTGGTGGGCCAGTTCGTCTTGGACAGCTCCATCGCGCCCTCGTTGGCGATGGAGTCGACCTCCCCGGCACGCTGCAGGACGGGGCCTGCGGCCCGCCCGCCCAGCAGCGTGGAGATGGCCCGGTTGCCCGCGAGGGCACCGAGCCCGTGCAGATTGTCCGGTGTGTGCGCGTGCCCGCGCGTGGTCAGCGGGATGGCCTGCAGGGGCGGGTCGGCCTGCAGGTCGTCCTCCGGTGCATGGCGGCGCCTGGTCATGGTCCCCACGGTGCGGGCAGGCCGGCCCGGCCGCCTAGGGTGCTCATGCGGACGGGCGAGCAGTGAGCTCTGCCCGATCGGGCAGACGATCGGTCCGTGCGGGTGCGCTGCGGGCTCTGGCAGGTGCCCCGGGCGCCCGGCAGGGTGGCAGGACCACACCCAGGGAGGTCGTCATGATGGACCACGCCCATGCCGACGCCGAACCCGAGCTCGACGCATCCGCCCGTACCCGACAGCCCGAGCCCGATCCGCTGCTGGCCAAGGCCGCCGCGGCCGGACGGCTCGACGTCGCCGGCCCACGCGGCGTGATCGGTCTCCAGCGGACGGCCGGCAACGCGGCCACCGCGCAGCTGATGGAGGACGACG harbors:
- a CDS encoding DUF4255 domain-containing protein, with amino-acid sequence MISEVDEAVRSIVRGGAIGPDIDVVLDAPTKDWAARRNTPTVNLYLYDIREDLKRRPAGYLEERDPDSGAVTVRKPAPRFFKLSYLVTAWTQRPEDEHRLLDTLLATFLRYDALPDELVVGPLAEPGESVRVTVGLPPPEDRAFADVWSALGGELKPSLDLVVLAPTWTGRAFPAGPPVQEGIVVDATDLVGGGADTQRQRHVPPPPTAEAARRLTAQGRPRVRGR
- a CDS encoding ATP-binding protein gives rise to the protein MSPPRSTSRSTSRSTPRQSVAHVLGRLAVVEERVRALVRLRRAGDPAPDDPFRGLYLDDAAVDRLLAGSRPGLPDQDSERAAAVEAAADAAEEAGVALRLRDLAAVFGLDEVDVELLLVAMAADVDPRFEGLFGYLNDDVSRRRPSAALALELAGVPLGTPEGHARLLHGPLVTGSLVELEDPDRPFGGRAVRVPDRVVAHLLGDDAVDAALAPVLMDGTDVPWGDPAPLTRALEADAVLVYLREPPTGSGRALAAEALRLTGHRALHLDLRMLARQPDPGRLARVAAREARLSGAGLVVGPAAVLPDHPQVLRHLAAEPRPLVVVGDRPWDPACAPQPVLQLRVPESTTAERREMWRFALGGGVGGDVLAAADQFRLRPEDVLRAARSARLQAAADGGRLTATHVIRGARSENGAALDRLARRVDPAVTWADLVVPPPVLRSLEEVALRARHRERVLGEWRMRPGGGRGIGVAALFAGDSGTGKTMATEVIAHDLGLELYVVDLATVVDKYVGETEKNLERIFTAAAGVNAVLLFDEADAVFGKRSEVKDAHDRYANVESAYLLQRMESFDGLIILATNLRANIDDAFTRRLDIAVDFPLPDEAGRRALWDACLGRAVRRDPDLDLEFLARAFELAGGSIRAASVTAAYLAAADAGVIAMAHVIGAVHREYRKLGRLCLESEFGPYWSLVQEAP